One part of the Brevundimonas subvibrioides ATCC 15264 genome encodes these proteins:
- a CDS encoding acyl-CoA dehydrogenase family protein, with product MTLAHPAPHGSTGPSPKDRALALRARLEALGERYDAAPVFPIDSVRTLVDAGLHRVFAPVAAGGDGFVDARAQALALYDVLRVIGRADLSLGRLYEGHVNALKLFDWYGRADQIAWLSSVLEQGALFGVWATEPAPGVQLRPTGGGLDLVGAKSFATGAGGLAYALMTAQPEEGPRRLVVVPADRADRADLSGWRVRGMRATGSGRYDVTGFPVQTRDLLGAPGDYDRDPRFTAGAWRFCAVQLGGVEGLLTEMRAALSDGARADPLQRARFAEAVVATRTAGLWVREAAVRAAVDDPDAPDFARLTRGVVERAALDVMEHAARAVGTRSAFDGQRIDKIIRDLSLYLRQAGPDYARDQAAIAWLERDVWGREDALW from the coding sequence ATGACCCTCGCACACCCCGCTCCGCACGGATCGACCGGGCCGTCACCGAAGGATCGCGCCCTGGCCCTGCGGGCCCGGCTGGAAGCACTGGGCGAGCGCTATGACGCCGCGCCGGTCTTCCCGATCGACAGCGTCAGGACCCTCGTCGACGCCGGTCTTCACCGGGTCTTCGCGCCCGTGGCCGCCGGTGGCGACGGGTTCGTCGACGCGCGGGCGCAGGCCTTGGCCCTGTACGACGTGCTGCGCGTGATCGGTCGGGCCGACCTCAGCCTGGGCCGGCTCTACGAAGGCCATGTCAACGCGCTGAAGCTCTTCGACTGGTACGGGCGCGCCGACCAGATCGCCTGGCTGTCGAGCGTGCTGGAACAGGGCGCGCTGTTCGGCGTCTGGGCCACCGAACCGGCCCCCGGCGTCCAGCTGCGGCCCACCGGCGGTGGACTGGACCTCGTCGGAGCGAAGTCCTTCGCGACCGGCGCGGGTGGGCTGGCCTATGCCCTGATGACGGCCCAGCCCGAGGAAGGCCCACGACGGCTCGTCGTGGTCCCGGCCGATCGCGCGGACCGGGCCGATCTCAGCGGCTGGCGGGTGCGCGGCATGCGGGCCACGGGGAGCGGGCGGTATGACGTGACCGGCTTCCCCGTCCAGACGCGGGATCTTCTGGGCGCGCCGGGCGACTACGACCGCGACCCCCGCTTTACCGCCGGGGCCTGGCGCTTCTGCGCGGTCCAGCTCGGCGGCGTTGAAGGTCTGCTGACGGAGATGCGCGCCGCCCTGTCCGATGGCGCTCGGGCAGACCCCCTGCAGCGGGCCCGGTTCGCCGAGGCGGTCGTCGCCACGCGAACGGCGGGACTTTGGGTGCGCGAGGCCGCGGTCCGCGCCGCCGTCGACGATCCGGACGCGCCGGACTTCGCGCGCCTGACACGGGGCGTCGTCGAACGGGCGGCACTCGACGTGATGGAGCACGCGGCCCGTGCCGTCGGCACACGCAGCGCCTTCGACGGGCAACGGATCGACAAGATCATTCGCGACCTCAGCCTCTATCTGAGACAGGCCGGACCCGACTATGCCCGCGACCAGGCCGCCATCGCCTGGCTGGAGCGCGACGTCTGGGGCCGCGAGGACGCGCTGTGGTAG
- a CDS encoding PIG-L deacetylase family protein, whose protein sequence is MVGRRRLSATHWRAARWLVLAPHADDETLGAGALIAETARAGRLAGLVFLTDGTGSHPHPDAASRARLKAMRKAEARTACRRLTGAQGPRPLFLDWRDAHPHAPGSAAWLAAVRSLAALCRREGVDAIATTAREEPHCDHAAAGALAQAVADAALRPVTVFDYCVWGEPPARGSALETGFLTPGRRRAALAAHRSQLTPAFGDGFRLPERQRIMPRTDRLYPRDRHDAS, encoded by the coding sequence GTGGTAGGCCGGCGACGCCTTTCCGCGACGCACTGGCGCGCGGCCCGCTGGCTGGTCCTTGCCCCGCACGCCGACGACGAGACCCTCGGCGCCGGAGCCCTCATCGCCGAAACGGCGCGCGCGGGTCGCCTGGCCGGCCTTGTCTTCCTGACCGACGGCACCGGGTCGCATCCGCATCCGGACGCCGCCAGCCGGGCCCGGCTCAAGGCCATGCGCAAGGCCGAGGCGCGGACCGCCTGCCGCCGCCTGACCGGCGCGCAGGGGCCGAGGCCTCTTTTCCTCGATTGGCGGGACGCCCATCCCCATGCCCCGGGATCGGCTGCCTGGCTTGCAGCCGTCCGATCGCTTGCAGCGCTGTGCCGACGCGAGGGCGTGGACGCCATCGCCACCACCGCGCGGGAGGAGCCTCATTGCGATCACGCCGCGGCCGGGGCCTTGGCGCAGGCCGTGGCGGACGCCGCCCTGCGGCCGGTCACCGTCTTCGACTACTGCGTCTGGGGCGAGCCCCCTGCGCGCGGGTCCGCGCTGGAGACGGGGTTTCTCACACCGGGTCGCCGGCGCGCCGCCCTGGCCGCGCACCGGTCCCAGCTGACACCGGCGTTCGGGGACGGGTTCCGGCTGCCGGAACGCCAGCGGATCATGCCGCGGACCGACCGGCTCTACCCGAGGGATCGCCATGACGCGTCATGA
- a CDS encoding SAM-dependent methyltransferase, with protein sequence MTRHDRSLDAAYFETMFQGDDDPWNLESSTYEAAKFDRSIEALDGRRYGCAFEVGCAGGSLTERLAPRVDDLLAVDISETALARARRRCARLAQVRFARMAFPDDRPQGTGFDLIVLSEVAYYWDDQDLNRAAAFVSRSLVSEGDLLLVHYTGETDYPQSGDAAVAFLAAALADRVHVVRAERHDRYRLDLWRSR encoded by the coding sequence ATGACGCGTCATGATCGCAGTCTCGACGCCGCCTATTTCGAGACCATGTTCCAGGGCGACGACGATCCGTGGAATCTGGAGAGCAGCACCTACGAGGCGGCCAAGTTCGATCGCTCGATCGAGGCCCTGGACGGCCGACGCTATGGCTGCGCCTTCGAGGTCGGCTGCGCCGGCGGATCTCTGACCGAACGGCTGGCCCCCCGGGTGGACGATCTGCTGGCGGTCGACATCAGCGAGACGGCGCTGGCCCGGGCCCGGCGTCGCTGTGCCCGGCTTGCCCAGGTCCGGTTCGCCCGCATGGCCTTCCCGGACGATCGACCCCAGGGGACCGGGTTCGATCTGATCGTCCTGTCCGAGGTCGCCTATTACTGGGACGACCAGGACCTTAACCGGGCGGCGGCCTTCGTCAGCCGCAGCCTTGTGTCCGAGGGCGACCTTCTGCTGGTTCACTACACCGGAGAGACCGACTATCCGCAGAGCGGGGACGCGGCGGTGGCATTCCTCGCGGCGGCCCTGGCCGACCGGGTCCACGTCGTCCGGGCCGAGCGCCACGACCGCTATCGACTGGACCTGTGGCGGTCGCGATGA
- a CDS encoding glycosyltransferase family 2 protein, giving the protein MSDVSALTLVKNRDRHLHRLVEGLQRSAVLPRELVIVDMSDTPVALHGTAFPIRIVRLETGALPLARARNLAAAEATGDHLLFLDVDCIPAAGLVQRIDDELRRADVLVCAEVRYLAEDAVDDGWTEAGLAALAAPHPVRPFPMKGRRIEPNAGLFWSLTFGIRRETFRRVGGFDETFTGYGAEDTDFGFRCRDAGLPLAFAGGGPGSFHQHHGVYDPPLQHFEDIVRNATRFQARWGVWAMEGWLEAFDRLELVAFDGRTLTRRRPPTPDEIEAAHRPPDVRY; this is encoded by the coding sequence ATGAGCGATGTAAGCGCCCTGACGCTGGTCAAGAATCGCGATCGACATCTGCACCGTCTCGTCGAGGGGCTCCAGCGCAGCGCCGTCCTGCCGCGCGAGCTGGTCATCGTGGACATGAGCGACACCCCGGTCGCCCTGCACGGGACTGCGTTTCCCATCCGGATCGTGCGCCTGGAAACCGGGGCGCTGCCGCTTGCCCGGGCGCGCAACCTCGCCGCTGCGGAGGCCACGGGCGACCATCTTCTGTTCCTGGACGTCGACTGCATTCCAGCGGCCGGTCTGGTCCAGCGCATCGACGACGAACTGCGCCGGGCCGATGTCCTGGTCTGCGCCGAGGTCCGCTACCTGGCCGAGGACGCGGTCGACGACGGCTGGACAGAGGCCGGCCTCGCCGCCCTCGCCGCCCCCCACCCGGTCCGTCCCTTCCCGATGAAGGGCCGCCGGATCGAACCCAATGCCGGCCTGTTCTGGTCGCTGACCTTCGGCATCCGGCGCGAAACCTTCCGTCGCGTGGGCGGCTTCGACGAGACCTTCACCGGCTACGGGGCCGAGGACACCGACTTCGGATTCCGCTGTCGAGACGCCGGCCTCCCGCTGGCTTTCGCCGGCGGGGGTCCGGGGTCCTTTCACCAGCACCACGGCGTCTATGATCCCCCGCTGCAACATTTCGAGGACATCGTCAGGAACGCGACGCGGTTCCAGGCGCGCTGGGGCGTCTGGGCGATGGAAGGGTGGCTCGAGGCCTTCGACCGTCTGGAACTCGTCGCCTTCGACGGCCGTACCCTGACGCGCCGACGCCCGCCGACCCCGGACGAGATCGAGGCCGCCCACCGCCCACCAGACGTTCGCTACTGA
- a CDS encoding STAS/SEC14 domain-containing protein, producing the protein MSDAPLPSGISDAPTAIRRLPGPRPDLLIFEVDARIHTADMAWMGATVSQAMEAFDRIDILLLIRRFEGATPGALFEPTALKAEAASILGVRRYVVVGAPAWAEAAITLGGWLSPVESQTFDAAEEIQARAWIDRP; encoded by the coding sequence ATGTCCGATGCCCCCCTCCCTTCCGGGATTTCCGACGCTCCGACCGCGATCCGTCGTCTGCCGGGCCCGCGTCCGGACCTGCTGATCTTCGAAGTGGATGCCCGGATCCATACGGCGGACATGGCATGGATGGGCGCGACCGTGTCGCAGGCCATGGAGGCCTTCGACCGTATCGACATCCTGCTGCTGATCCGGCGGTTCGAGGGCGCAACGCCGGGAGCCCTGTTCGAACCCACGGCGCTGAAGGCCGAAGCCGCATCGATCCTGGGCGTAAGACGCTACGTTGTCGTCGGTGCGCCGGCCTGGGCCGAGGCGGCGATCACGCTCGGCGGCTGGCTGTCCCCCGTGGAATCTCAGACCTTCGACGCCGCCGAGGAGATTCAGGCCCGGGCCTGGATCGATCGCCCCTGA
- a CDS encoding extracellular catalytic domain type 1 short-chain-length polyhydroxyalkanoate depolymerase, with amino-acid sequence MRHPSHRPGSSVGPSGNGSRPAGRRALLTDEVGFAPNPGDLRMKLFLPETLPAGAPLVVVLHGCTQTAVGYAHGAGWLALAAELGFAVLCPEQTRANNANLCFNWFQPGDTTRDAGEAASIHAMVQWALRKHDLDRRRVFVTGLSAGGAMTAVMLATYPETFAAGAVIAGLAYGSAHSMPEAFAAMTQAPARPDRNWGDSVRGASDHAGGWPRLSIWHGTHDATVRPAAGEALLRQWIDVHGLMDAPIRMRAPDGRFYEVWRGPDGQPVIEMHRIRDMGHGTPLKPNGEGGNGTAGPFLLDVGIASSREIVRHWGIGSPATDTMPEPGSVVAERGPISREPARGRPKAPATSDTVTAVIENALRSAGLLR; translated from the coding sequence ATGCGCCATCCGTCTCATAGACCCGGATCCTCCGTCGGACCCTCCGGCAACGGGAGCCGGCCGGCGGGGCGGCGCGCGCTGTTAACCGACGAAGTCGGCTTTGCGCCCAATCCCGGCGATCTGCGGATGAAGCTGTTTCTGCCAGAAACCCTGCCTGCGGGCGCGCCGCTGGTGGTCGTGCTGCACGGATGCACCCAGACCGCGGTGGGCTACGCGCACGGGGCCGGTTGGCTGGCGCTGGCGGCGGAACTGGGTTTCGCCGTCCTTTGCCCGGAACAGACCCGCGCCAACAACGCCAACCTCTGCTTCAACTGGTTTCAGCCGGGCGATACGACGCGCGATGCCGGGGAAGCTGCCTCCATCCATGCGATGGTGCAGTGGGCTTTACGCAAGCACGACCTGGATCGCCGTCGGGTGTTCGTCACCGGGCTTTCGGCCGGCGGTGCCATGACGGCCGTCATGCTGGCGACCTACCCCGAGACCTTCGCCGCCGGAGCGGTGATCGCCGGCCTCGCCTATGGTTCGGCGCACTCGATGCCGGAGGCCTTCGCGGCGATGACCCAGGCACCGGCGCGCCCCGACCGCAATTGGGGCGACAGCGTCCGCGGCGCGTCGGATCACGCCGGCGGCTGGCCCCGCCTGTCGATCTGGCATGGCACGCATGACGCCACGGTGCGTCCCGCCGCCGGCGAGGCCCTGTTGCGGCAGTGGATCGACGTGCACGGCCTGATGGACGCGCCCATCCGTATGCGCGCGCCCGACGGACGCTTCTATGAGGTCTGGAGGGGTCCGGACGGGCAGCCGGTCATCGAGATGCACCGGATCAGGGACATGGGGCATGGGACACCGCTGAAGCCGAACGGCGAAGGCGGAAACGGCACGGCCGGTCCCTTTCTGCTGGACGTCGGCATCGCCTCCAGCCGGGAAATCGTCCGGCACTGGGGCATCGGCTCACCGGCGACCGACACCATGCCGGAGCCGGGCAGCGTCGTTGCGGAGCGCGGGCCGATCTCGCGGGAGCCTGCGAGGGGGCGTCCGAAAGCGCCCGCGACCAGCGACACCGTCACGGCCGTGATCGAGAACGCCCTGCGTTCGGCCGGCCTGTTGCGCTAG
- a CDS encoding SGNH/GDSL hydrolase family protein, whose protein sequence is MRTRGVAIALMLALVGTPALAQQASAWRPAWIAAPAPPRFDGPPEAPLGYLDQTIRQDIRLGVAADVVRLRISNEVGLEPLALDTVTATGPDGVVRPVTFSGARDIALPIGVALLSDPLPIAVERGGMLSVSLHAPGPTRGVVRRVPVRLGEGVAPVAADALLVRRQSFVSAVYALSEDAPRVVVALGDSITEGATATLGAEADWPSVLGRRLEAACPGGFVVVNAGISGNQVVRDGRSANVRARLDRDVLSLPGVTHVILIEGINDIRHDGNPANVGRSADEVIAAYRQVISRLHLHGIKVIGGTMTAFGGSERFDARSEATRQAVNTFIRESGAFDAVADFDAATRDPAQTDQMQVDLVGADRLHPNDKGYDTMAQAIDLDAFAPSGTGCHGDLDR, encoded by the coding sequence ATGAGGACCCGCGGGGTCGCCATCGCGCTGATGCTCGCGCTGGTGGGGACCCCCGCTTTGGCGCAGCAGGCGTCGGCGTGGCGACCGGCCTGGATCGCGGCGCCGGCTCCGCCCCGGTTCGACGGCCCGCCCGAAGCCCCGCTCGGCTATCTCGACCAGACCATCCGCCAGGACATCCGTCTGGGCGTCGCGGCCGATGTCGTCCGGTTGAGGATCAGCAACGAGGTCGGCCTCGAGCCTCTGGCGCTCGACACGGTCACGGCGACAGGCCCCGACGGGGTCGTGCGGCCGGTCACCTTCAGCGGCGCGCGGGACATCGCCTTGCCGATCGGGGTGGCGCTGTTGAGCGATCCATTGCCGATCGCGGTCGAACGCGGCGGCATGCTGAGCGTCAGCCTGCATGCTCCGGGTCCGACACGCGGCGTCGTCCGGCGCGTGCCCGTGCGGCTGGGGGAGGGCGTCGCCCCTGTCGCCGCCGACGCGCTTCTCGTCCGCCGTCAGAGTTTCGTCTCCGCCGTCTACGCCCTGAGCGAAGACGCGCCCCGGGTCGTGGTGGCACTGGGCGATTCCATCACCGAGGGCGCGACCGCGACCCTCGGTGCCGAGGCCGACTGGCCCTCCGTCCTGGGGAGACGGCTCGAGGCGGCCTGTCCGGGGGGCTTCGTCGTCGTCAACGCAGGCATCAGTGGCAACCAGGTGGTCCGGGACGGGCGCAGCGCCAACGTTCGCGCCCGACTGGATCGGGACGTCCTGTCCCTGCCCGGTGTCACCCATGTGATCCTGATCGAGGGCATCAACGACATTCGCCACGACGGAAACCCGGCCAACGTCGGCCGAAGCGCCGACGAGGTCATCGCCGCCTATCGCCAGGTCATCAGCCGGCTCCACCTGCACGGCATCAAGGTCATCGGAGGCACGATGACGGCGTTCGGCGGCTCCGAGCGTTTCGACGCCCGGTCCGAAGCAACCCGTCAGGCCGTCAACACCTTCATCCGCGAGAGCGGGGCGTTCGACGCCGTCGCGGACTTCGACGCGGCGACGCGCGATCCGGCGCAGACCGACCAGATGCAGGTCGACCTGGTGGGTGCTGATCGCCTTCATCCGAACGACAAGGGTTATGACACCATGGCCCAGGCGATCGACCTCGACGCCTTCGCGCCTTCCGGAACCGGGTGCCACGGAGATCTCGACCGGTAG
- a CDS encoding SDR family NAD(P)-dependent oxidoreductase has protein sequence MRLKDKVAIITGGGRDIGREVSRVLAREGAKVVINFANDEASAAETLDSITSAGGEAIVCRADVTTAEGVATLVAAARDAYGAEVHILVNLAGGMVERRPLADIDEAFFDTVMTLNLKSAYLMTRAVAPLMTEGAAIINFSSQAGRDGGGPGAAIYATSKGALMTFTRSMAKELGPRGVRVNSLCPGMIATSFHDTFTKPEVRTAVAAGTPLRRQGRPEEVAETVLFLASDAAAFVTGANLDINGGLYFS, from the coding sequence ATGCGCCTCAAGGATAAGGTCGCCATCATCACCGGCGGCGGCCGCGACATCGGTCGCGAGGTCTCGCGCGTGCTTGCGCGTGAAGGCGCCAAGGTCGTCATCAACTTCGCCAATGACGAAGCCAGCGCGGCCGAGACACTGGACAGCATCACCTCGGCCGGCGGCGAGGCCATCGTCTGCCGCGCCGACGTCACGACGGCCGAGGGTGTCGCGACCCTGGTCGCAGCGGCAAGGGACGCCTACGGCGCGGAGGTACACATCCTGGTCAATCTGGCCGGCGGGATGGTCGAGCGTCGTCCCCTGGCCGACATCGACGAGGCCTTCTTCGACACCGTCATGACCCTGAACCTCAAGTCGGCCTATCTGATGACACGGGCCGTCGCGCCGCTGATGACGGAGGGGGCGGCGATCATCAACTTCTCGTCCCAGGCGGGTCGGGACGGCGGCGGACCGGGGGCCGCGATCTATGCGACGTCCAAGGGCGCGCTGATGACCTTCACCCGATCCATGGCCAAGGAACTCGGCCCCAGGGGCGTGCGGGTCAACAGCCTGTGCCCCGGGATGATCGCGACCAGCTTCCACGACACCTTCACCAAGCCGGAAGTTCGCACGGCGGTGGCGGCAGGCACGCCGCTGCGTCGCCAGGGCCGCCCGGAGGAAGTCGCCGAGACGGTCCTTTTCCTGGCGTCCGACGCCGCCGCCTTCGTCACCGGTGCCAATCTGGACATCAACGGCGGGCTGTACTTCTCGTGA
- a CDS encoding MFS transporter, which translates to MKSGMRWVIIGLIAIATVINYIDRNALAVMWPEIAPEIGATKEDYALLVTVFMVFYALGQFVFGKVFDAIGVRLGFAWSIGVWSISIALHALATSIVSFSVFRAMLGISEAGAWPGAVKANAEWFPAKERAFAQGIFNAGASVGAIISAPLIALMFLGLGWKGTFLLVGALGFVWVLPWLIIYRAGPDRHPWVSAAERALILDKPATHTADAPLAPVYAPNMRQLLAHRESWGLILCRFFLDPIWWLFVSWLPIYLAETFDFDIKQIGIFGWVPYVGAMIGSLFGGWLSGLLIKSGRSPGMARKLCVTLGGAIMMPCLIVAPNMTDPTMAVLVIAGILFGFQVAIGNIQTIPGDLFDGRSVGSLAGIGGMAAVAGTLITTWLVPAMTTISYGPIFILVAALVPLSLLSLWFVTGRIEPVSPNPSPALKDT; encoded by the coding sequence ATGAAGTCCGGCATGAGATGGGTCATCATCGGCCTGATCGCGATCGCCACGGTGATCAACTACATCGACCGCAATGCGCTGGCGGTGATGTGGCCCGAGATCGCGCCCGAGATCGGCGCGACCAAGGAGGACTATGCCCTCCTGGTCACCGTCTTCATGGTGTTCTACGCCCTCGGACAGTTCGTGTTCGGCAAGGTGTTCGACGCGATCGGCGTGCGGCTCGGCTTCGCCTGGTCGATCGGCGTCTGGTCGATCTCGATCGCCCTGCATGCCCTGGCGACGTCGATCGTCTCGTTCAGCGTGTTCCGCGCCATGCTGGGGATCAGCGAGGCCGGCGCCTGGCCCGGTGCGGTCAAGGCCAACGCCGAGTGGTTTCCGGCCAAGGAGCGCGCCTTCGCCCAGGGCATCTTCAACGCAGGGGCGTCCGTTGGCGCGATCATCTCGGCCCCGCTGATCGCCCTGATGTTCCTCGGTCTCGGCTGGAAGGGGACCTTTCTCCTGGTCGGGGCGCTGGGCTTCGTCTGGGTGCTGCCGTGGCTGATCATCTATCGCGCCGGACCCGATCGTCACCCCTGGGTCAGCGCCGCCGAGCGCGCCCTGATCCTGGACAAGCCCGCGACCCACACGGCGGACGCCCCGCTGGCCCCGGTCTATGCGCCCAACATGCGCCAGCTCCTGGCGCACCGCGAAAGCTGGGGGCTGATCCTGTGCCGGTTCTTTCTCGATCCGATCTGGTGGCTATTCGTGTCCTGGCTGCCGATCTATCTGGCCGAGACCTTCGACTTCGACATCAAGCAGATCGGCATCTTTGGCTGGGTGCCCTACGTCGGCGCGATGATCGGCAGCCTGTTCGGTGGCTGGCTTTCGGGCCTGCTGATCAAGTCGGGCCGGTCGCCCGGCATGGCGCGCAAACTGTGCGTCACCCTGGGGGGCGCGATCATGATGCCCTGCCTGATCGTGGCACCGAACATGACCGATCCGACCATGGCGGTCCTCGTCATCGCGGGCATCCTGTTCGGCTTCCAGGTCGCCATCGGCAACATCCAGACCATCCCGGGAGACCTGTTCGACGGGCGCTCGGTGGGGTCTCTGGCCGGCATCGGCGGCATGGCGGCGGTGGCCGGAACCCTCATCACCACCTGGCTGGTGCCTGCGATGACCACGATCTCCTACGGGCCGATCTTCATCCTCGTGGCCGCGCTGGTCCCCCTTTCCCTCCTCTCCCTGTGGTTCGTCACCGGGCGGATCGAACCCGTCTCCCCGAACCCCTCTCCTGCACTGAAGGATACCTGA